The genomic DNA ATGTTTTGCAAATTCATGGAGATGAAAGGCCAGTTTTTTTTGAAGAGCTGAACGATAAGCTTCTGAAGCTTTATCCGACTGAATCACCAAATCCACTGGTTGCAGAACGCAAAAGGATTCAGATTTGGAAAGCTTTCAGGGTCAGGGATGAGATAACTTTATTGGAGATGGAAAAGTATAAGGCAGATGGTTTTGTATTGGATACCTTCGTTGAAGGAAGCTATGGTGGAGTTGGAAAGATATTTGATTGGAGACTTGCAGTAAATGCAAAAAAGTATGGAAATATAATACTTGCCGGAGGGCTAAGTTCTGCTAATCTAATAAGTGCGAGGAACATGGTAAATCCAATGGTACTTGATGTCAGCAGCGGTGTAGAAACAGACGGATTTAAGGATGAGAAGAAGATAGGTGACTTCATAAGTATGGCTAGAAGTTATGAATAGGGATATTGTTGGCGATGGGATATATCTGAAATTAATTTTAGAAGGCAAAGTAATGGAAAAATTACATTATTACTGGATTAATTTGTCCTTTTATGGTAGAATTAAATCATGTCTTCTTTGTAAATCATGTGCATTGTTCAAAATTATACATAAATAAATGCTGTCGTGTCTTATTGGTACTCCTATTCTAAAGACAATCAAAGAATGATAAAGATGAATTCACATTTCAATCTGTCAGTTACCAGATTTGCATTAATGCATTGACTAAGCTACAAAAATATATAGTGACGTATTGCATTAAAAGTAAAAAAATGTGGAGGGTGATATGGCAAGGAATAAGCATGGCACGGACTTCAAGGAAAACAAGGGATCGGGGTATGAAAAAAACAGAAGGACAAGAATTCTTTCCCTCTTTTTTAAATATGAAAACTATCGGGATTTAAAATATGTTCCATTAAAAATATCATTAGTGTATTTGATTTTTGGTTTTATGTGGGTATTTTTTTCTGATGATATTATCAGCACATATATAGCTAATGATAAGTTGGAACTAAGTCATCTGCAGACATATAAAGGATGGTTCTATGTATTCTTTACTGCTGCCATGCTTTATTATATGATCAAAAGGATTTCAAAGATTATATATAGAACTGAAGTTTCAAATGAAAGAAGCTACAAGAAATTGGCAGAATCACAAAAGAAGCTGAAGGAAAGCATGAAACAAATAAAAAAGTATGCATATTATGATTTTCTTACAGGCTTACCAAACAAGGCATTTATGCTTGAGAAAATTGATAATATATTGAAGGAATCCAATGAAAAAACCACATTTTCCCTTCTGTTTCTGGATTTAGACAATTTTAAAATGATAAATGACATTTTGGGCCACGATTATGGGGACCAACTTTTAAAAACTATTGCTATAAAATTAAAAAAATGCATTGGTAAAGGTGATATATTGGCACGGTTGGGGGGAGATGAGTTCCTTATACTGCTTACAGACAAGTTTGATAAAGAAAAAATAGAATCAACGGCCGGTAAAATAATAAATATTTTTTCCAGGCAGTGCAGCCTAAGCGGCAAGGAGTTTAGCATTACTGCCAGTATGGGTATTGTTAGATATCCTTATGACGGCACAGATGTGCAAACATTATATAAGAATGCCGATACAGCAATGTATCAGGTAAAAGAGAAAGGGAAAAATGGCTTCTTATTCTTTAGTCAGGACATGAATGACAGGGTATCTGAAAAATTGGATATGGAAAATAGACTTAGAAAAGCTATAAAAAATGAAGAGTTTGTTGTATATTATCAACCTCAGATAGATATTGAGACAATGCAGGTTAGGGGTGTAGAAGCACTTGTAAGGTGGAATCATCCCACAGAAGGAATCCTGCAGCCCTCAGAGTTTATTCCAGCAGCAGAAGAATCGGGCCTTATCATTGAAATAGACGAATTTGTTATGCGTACCGCATGTAAACAGTTAAAAAAGTGGATAGATTCCAACTATACTCCTATTACAATTTCGATTAATTTGACCAGTAAGCAATTTCAACACGCTAACATTACCAGTTTATTAAGGGAAGTTATAATGGAAACAGGCCTTGAAGCAGACTTCCTTGAGATTGAAATAACAGAGAGTATTGTTATGGAAGATCTGAATGTTACATTGGACATATTAAAAGACTTAAAGGAAATAGGGGTTAAAATATCTCTTGATGACTTTGGGACAGGCTATTCTTCACTGAATTATTTAAAAAGGCTTCCTATAGATACTATAAAAATTGATAAGTCATTTATAAATGAGATTACAGAAGACTCAAAGGAAGAAGCTATTGCTGAATCAATTATAGCACTTGCTCACAAAATGAAGTTATCAGTAGTTGCTGAGGGAATTGAAACAAAAAAACAG from Pseudobacteroides sp. includes the following:
- a CDS encoding phosphoribosylanthranilate isomerase, with amino-acid sequence MSKVKICGIRRKEDVMYVNKYLPEYIGFVFAPSKRRVSFSEAAHLAKSLEPSIKKVGVFVNESCDNIIEAIKICELDVLQIHGDERPVFFEELNDKLLKLYPTESPNPLVAERKRIQIWKAFRVRDEITLLEMEKYKADGFVLDTFVEGSYGGVGKIFDWRLAVNAKKYGNIILAGGLSSANLISARNMVNPMVLDVSSGVETDGFKDEKKIGDFISMARSYE
- a CDS encoding putative bifunctional diguanylate cyclase/phosphodiesterase; translated protein: MARNKHGTDFKENKGSGYEKNRRTRILSLFFKYENYRDLKYVPLKISLVYLIFGFMWVFFSDDIISTYIANDKLELSHLQTYKGWFYVFFTAAMLYYMIKRISKIIYRTEVSNERSYKKLAESQKKLKESMKQIKKYAYYDFLTGLPNKAFMLEKIDNILKESNEKTTFSLLFLDLDNFKMINDILGHDYGDQLLKTIAIKLKKCIGKGDILARLGGDEFLILLTDKFDKEKIESTAGKIINIFSRQCSLSGKEFSITASMGIVRYPYDGTDVQTLYKNADTAMYQVKEKGKNGFLFFSQDMNDRVSEKLDMENRLRKAIKNEEFVVYYQPQIDIETMQVRGVEALVRWNHPTEGILQPSEFIPAAEESGLIIEIDEFVMRTACKQLKKWIDSNYTPITISINLTSKQFQHANITSLLREVIMETGLEADFLEIEITESIVMEDLNVTLDILKDLKEIGVKISLDDFGTGYSSLNYLKRLPIDTIKIDKSFINEITEDSKEEAIAESIIALAHKMKLSVVAEGIETKKQLEFIKEHKCDKAQGYYFSKPLPVEEIEKMLTVSSIYKV